The Dendropsophus ebraccatus isolate aDenEbr1 chromosome 10, aDenEbr1.pat, whole genome shotgun sequence genome has a segment encoding these proteins:
- the PAK4 gene encoding serine/threonine-protein kinase PAK 4 isoform X2, which yields MFTKKKKRIEISAPSNFEHRVHTGFDEQEQKFTGLPRQWQSLIEESAKRPKPLVDPGCITTIRHGPQKTIVRGNKMSRDGSLTWLLDEFENMSVCRSNSLRRESPPCPPKEQRVPVENGVSDGRNRKVREDGVRGLERSRTEHGRERPREDQRAAPQQPRGQEPSIKHRPPPPDYPKTLESRSTRSHERADGKRDHPVTDGDYSEPADRVVRREKEDRRPKSAYTGGHDSPQSPRDKRPLSGPNIRTPGNPAAEGPGKPTQQTGRPFNTYPRADTDPGRGAPPQMTDSRSANPLDPKIPSSKPSSRPPPPHPKPKPPEKPPPSSPPQHSSDPQLSRPQQTQQPPQPRSPQREPQRVSHEQFRAALQMVVDPGDPRTYLDNFIKIGEGSTGIVCIATIKSSGKLVAVKKMDLRKQQRRELLFNEVVIMRDYQHENVVEMYNSYLVGDELWVVMEFLEGGALTDIVTHTRMNEEQIAAVCVSVLKALSVLHAQGVIHRDIKSDSILLTHDGRVKLSDFGFCAQVNKEVPRRKSLVGTPYWMAPELISRLPYGPEVDIWSLGIMVVEMVDGEPPYFNEPPLKAMKMIRDNLPPKLKNVQKVSPLLKGFIDRLLVRDPSQRATAIELLKHPFLTKAGPPSCIVPLMRQNRMR from the exons ATGTTCACCAAGAAAAAGAAACGCATCGAGATCTCGGCCCCGTCTAACTTCGAGCATCGGGTGCACACCGGCTTCGATGAGCAGGAGCAGAAGTTCACAGGGCTCCCACGACAATGGCAGAGCCTTATAGAAGAGTCGGCCAAGCGGCCCAAGCCACTGGTGGACCCAGGATGTATTACCACTATCAGACATGGGCCACAAAAG ACAATTGTGCGTGGGAACAAGATGTCACGGGATGGCTCACTGACATGGCTCCTGGATGAATTTGAGAATATGTCCGTCTGTCGCTCTAATTCATTGCGTAGAGAGAGTCCTCCATGTCCCCCGAAGGAACAACGAGTCCCTGTGGAAAATGGTGTGAGCGACGGCCGCAATCGGAAAGTACGAGAAGATGGAGTTAGAGGCCTGGAGAGAAGCAGGACAGAACATGGAAGGGAAAGGCCAAGAGAAGATCAAAGAGCTGCCCCCCAGCAACCACGCGGACAGGAGCCAAGCATTAAACACCGTCCGCCTCCTCCAGATTACCCCAAGACTTTGGAGAGCAGGTCCACACGTTCTCACGAGAGAGCGGATGGAAAGAGAGACCACCCTGTGACAGATGGGGACTACAGCGAACCTGCTGATAGGGTGGTGAGGAGAGAAAAGGAAGACAGAAGGCCAAAATCTGCGTACACTGGAGGACACGACAGCCCACAGTCACCCCGTGACAAAAGACCACTCTCTGGGCCTAATATCCGTACACCAGGTAACCCTGCCGCAGAGGGACCTGGGAAGCCAACACAACAAACAGGGCGACCGTTCAATACTTACCCCCGTGCAGACACTGACCCCGGAAGGGGGGCACCTCCACAG ATGACAGATTCTCGCTCTGCTAACCCACTAGACCCCAAAATTCCTTCAAGCAAACCCAGTTCTCGGCCACCACCCCCCCATCCCAAACCTAAGCCCCCAGAAAAGCCACCTCCTTCCAGCCCACCCCAGCACAGCTCAGACCCACAGCTCTCCCGCCCCCAACAGACACAACAACCTCCCCAGCCTCGATCCCCACAGAGAGAGCCCCAGCGGGTGTCACATGAGCAGTTCAGGGCAGCTCTGCAGATGGTGGTAGACCCCGGTGACCCCAGAACCTACTTGGATAATTTCATCAAAATTGGCGAGGGCTCCACAGGGATTGTTTGCATCGCAACCATCAAGAGTTCTGGGAAATTGGTCGCTGTCAAGAAGATGGATCTCCGCAAGCAGCAGAGAAGGGAACTTTTATTCAATGAG GTGGTGATCATGCGGGATTACCAGCACGAGAACGTGGTGGAGATGTACAACAGTTACTTGGTCGGAGATGAGTTGTGGGTTGTAATGGAGTTTCTGGAAGGAGGTGCTCTGACCGACATTGTGACACACACCAG GATGAATGAGGAGCAGATTGCTGCTGTATGTGTATCTGTACTGAAAGCCCTGTCCGTGCTCCACGCCCAGGGAGTCATTCACCGGGACATTAAGAGCGACTCCATCCTGCTGACCCACGATGGACGG GTGAAGCTATCAGACTTTGGGTTTTGTGCCCAGGTAAACAAAGAAGTTCCTCGTCGTAAGTCTCTGGTAGGAACTCCTTACTGGATGGCCCCGGAGCTCATCTCCAGGTTACCCTATGGCCCTGAG GTGGATATCTGGTCCCTGGGTATCATGGTGGTAGAGATGGTAGACGGAGAACCACCCTACTTTAATGAACCTCCACTGAAGGCTATGAAGATGATTCGGGACAATTTGCCACCAAAACTGAAGAATGTGCAAAAG GTGTCTCCTTTACTGAAGGGATTCATTGACCGGCTTCTCGTGAGAGACCCGAGCCAACGAGCCACTGCTATCGAGCTGCTGAAACACCCCTTTCTGACCAAGGCCGGGCCTCCATCATGTATTGTACCGCTGATGAGGCAGAACCGCATGAGATGA
- the PAK4 gene encoding serine/threonine-protein kinase PAK 4 isoform X1, protein MVSGAQSDAKGQLAAMFTKKKKRIEISAPSNFEHRVHTGFDEQEQKFTGLPRQWQSLIEESAKRPKPLVDPGCITTIRHGPQKTIVRGNKMSRDGSLTWLLDEFENMSVCRSNSLRRESPPCPPKEQRVPVENGVSDGRNRKVREDGVRGLERSRTEHGRERPREDQRAAPQQPRGQEPSIKHRPPPPDYPKTLESRSTRSHERADGKRDHPVTDGDYSEPADRVVRREKEDRRPKSAYTGGHDSPQSPRDKRPLSGPNIRTPGNPAAEGPGKPTQQTGRPFNTYPRADTDPGRGAPPQMTDSRSANPLDPKIPSSKPSSRPPPPHPKPKPPEKPPPSSPPQHSSDPQLSRPQQTQQPPQPRSPQREPQRVSHEQFRAALQMVVDPGDPRTYLDNFIKIGEGSTGIVCIATIKSSGKLVAVKKMDLRKQQRRELLFNEVVIMRDYQHENVVEMYNSYLVGDELWVVMEFLEGGALTDIVTHTRMNEEQIAAVCVSVLKALSVLHAQGVIHRDIKSDSILLTHDGRVKLSDFGFCAQVNKEVPRRKSLVGTPYWMAPELISRLPYGPEVDIWSLGIMVVEMVDGEPPYFNEPPLKAMKMIRDNLPPKLKNVQKVSPLLKGFIDRLLVRDPSQRATAIELLKHPFLTKAGPPSCIVPLMRQNRMR, encoded by the exons GTCAGCTAGCTGCCATGTTCACCAAGAAAAAGAAACGCATCGAGATCTCGGCCCCGTCTAACTTCGAGCATCGGGTGCACACCGGCTTCGATGAGCAGGAGCAGAAGTTCACAGGGCTCCCACGACAATGGCAGAGCCTTATAGAAGAGTCGGCCAAGCGGCCCAAGCCACTGGTGGACCCAGGATGTATTACCACTATCAGACATGGGCCACAAAAG ACAATTGTGCGTGGGAACAAGATGTCACGGGATGGCTCACTGACATGGCTCCTGGATGAATTTGAGAATATGTCCGTCTGTCGCTCTAATTCATTGCGTAGAGAGAGTCCTCCATGTCCCCCGAAGGAACAACGAGTCCCTGTGGAAAATGGTGTGAGCGACGGCCGCAATCGGAAAGTACGAGAAGATGGAGTTAGAGGCCTGGAGAGAAGCAGGACAGAACATGGAAGGGAAAGGCCAAGAGAAGATCAAAGAGCTGCCCCCCAGCAACCACGCGGACAGGAGCCAAGCATTAAACACCGTCCGCCTCCTCCAGATTACCCCAAGACTTTGGAGAGCAGGTCCACACGTTCTCACGAGAGAGCGGATGGAAAGAGAGACCACCCTGTGACAGATGGGGACTACAGCGAACCTGCTGATAGGGTGGTGAGGAGAGAAAAGGAAGACAGAAGGCCAAAATCTGCGTACACTGGAGGACACGACAGCCCACAGTCACCCCGTGACAAAAGACCACTCTCTGGGCCTAATATCCGTACACCAGGTAACCCTGCCGCAGAGGGACCTGGGAAGCCAACACAACAAACAGGGCGACCGTTCAATACTTACCCCCGTGCAGACACTGACCCCGGAAGGGGGGCACCTCCACAG ATGACAGATTCTCGCTCTGCTAACCCACTAGACCCCAAAATTCCTTCAAGCAAACCCAGTTCTCGGCCACCACCCCCCCATCCCAAACCTAAGCCCCCAGAAAAGCCACCTCCTTCCAGCCCACCCCAGCACAGCTCAGACCCACAGCTCTCCCGCCCCCAACAGACACAACAACCTCCCCAGCCTCGATCCCCACAGAGAGAGCCCCAGCGGGTGTCACATGAGCAGTTCAGGGCAGCTCTGCAGATGGTGGTAGACCCCGGTGACCCCAGAACCTACTTGGATAATTTCATCAAAATTGGCGAGGGCTCCACAGGGATTGTTTGCATCGCAACCATCAAGAGTTCTGGGAAATTGGTCGCTGTCAAGAAGATGGATCTCCGCAAGCAGCAGAGAAGGGAACTTTTATTCAATGAG GTGGTGATCATGCGGGATTACCAGCACGAGAACGTGGTGGAGATGTACAACAGTTACTTGGTCGGAGATGAGTTGTGGGTTGTAATGGAGTTTCTGGAAGGAGGTGCTCTGACCGACATTGTGACACACACCAG GATGAATGAGGAGCAGATTGCTGCTGTATGTGTATCTGTACTGAAAGCCCTGTCCGTGCTCCACGCCCAGGGAGTCATTCACCGGGACATTAAGAGCGACTCCATCCTGCTGACCCACGATGGACGG GTGAAGCTATCAGACTTTGGGTTTTGTGCCCAGGTAAACAAAGAAGTTCCTCGTCGTAAGTCTCTGGTAGGAACTCCTTACTGGATGGCCCCGGAGCTCATCTCCAGGTTACCCTATGGCCCTGAG GTGGATATCTGGTCCCTGGGTATCATGGTGGTAGAGATGGTAGACGGAGAACCACCCTACTTTAATGAACCTCCACTGAAGGCTATGAAGATGATTCGGGACAATTTGCCACCAAAACTGAAGAATGTGCAAAAG GTGTCTCCTTTACTGAAGGGATTCATTGACCGGCTTCTCGTGAGAGACCCGAGCCAACGAGCCACTGCTATCGAGCTGCTGAAACACCCCTTTCTGACCAAGGCCGGGCCTCCATCATGTATTGTACCGCTGATGAGGCAGAACCGCATGAGATGA